In a single window of the Diospyros lotus cultivar Yz01 chromosome 10, ASM1463336v1, whole genome shotgun sequence genome:
- the LOC127811165 gene encoding uncharacterized protein LOC127811165, with amino-acid sequence MNIYLMQDSSLMQAIKKGVTLADMEKMDKWTAEERMSMETNAKAMNTLICALCPEEFSRISTCKTEKEIWDKLEVTHEGTNQVKEIKINILVHDYELFTMKEDESIKDMYTRFNDIVSTLESLGKTFTNGEKVGKILRSLPRSWDPKVTAITEAKDLDKLEFDNLLGSLMTHEMSKWFLDSGCSRHMIGDQDLLSNIVLKEGGKVFYGDNSQGKIIGMGSISFENITLENVFIVDGLKHNLISISQLCDLNYEVCFDGNSCKVVCSKSKEIKLKGNRVGNIYLTFLESSKMENCLVTNSSQYSWLWHNRLGHATMNLINKLVKHDLVIGLPKLKFERDHICGTCMKGKQISISFKPINEVSTSRPLTLLHLDLFGPMRTLSLGGKQYVLVIIDDYSRFTWVIFLASKNETFKSFEIFSKRIQREKGFCISKIRSDHGGEFENESFKLFCEENGIDHNFSCARTPQQNGVVERKNRSLQEMARTMLCDKNLPKYFWAEAVHTACHILNRVSMRPLLKKTPYELFKGRKPNISHFHVFGSTCYILNNGKESLGKFDAKSDEGIFLGYSSQSKGYRVFNKRTLVVEETIQVIVDDISLEVPKPREDGENNVTQNFEKLSIRQNELEAIRMLLAFTCLKNFKLYQMDVKSAFLNGYINEEVYVEQPPGFENHKYEDHVFKLSKALYGLKQAPRAWYERLSKFLLEKGFKRGQIDTTLFIRSHDKDILLVQIYVDDIIFGSTNKSLCDQFAILMQGEFEMSMMGELKYFLGLQIKQEEEGIYISQQKYIRDLLKRFDVQDCKPMATPMSSSQSLDKDELGKTVDNKLYRSMIGSLLYLTASRPDIMFSVCLCARFQSNPKESHLKAVKRILRYLKGSTNLELFYAKSNIFKLVAYTDADYDGCKIDRKSKSGSCQFLGNCLVSWSSRKQNTVALSSTEAEYVAAENCCAQILWMKYQVEDYGIRLQNIPIKCDNTSAIALTKNPVFHARTKHIEVKHHFIRDYVQK; translated from the exons atgaatATCTATCTTATGCAGGACTCAAGTCTTATGCAAGCTATTAAGAAAGGAGTCACCTTGGCTGACATGGAAAAGATGGACAAATGGACAGCTGAAGAGAGAATGAGTATGGAGACAAATGCAAAAGCAATGAACACATTGATTTGTGCACTATGCCCAGAGGAATTCAGCCGAATATCAACATGCAAAACAGAAAAGGAAATTTGGGATAAACTAGAGGTAACTCATGAGGGTACAAACCaggtaaaagaaataaaaataaatattctggTTCATGACTATGAATTATTTACTATGAAAGAAGATGAATCTATTAAAGACATGTACACCagatttaatgatattgttTCAACTTTAGAGTCTCTAGGAAAAACTTTTACAAATGGTGAAAAAGTTGGGAAGATTCTAAGAAGCTTACCTAGATCATGGGATCCTAAAGTCACTGCTATTACTGAGGCAAAAGATTTAGACAAACTTGAATTTGATAATCTACTAGGATCACTAATGACTCATGAAAT gagcaagtggttccttgatAGTGGCTGCTCAAGGCACATGATAGGAGATCAAGATCTTCTCAGCAACATTGTTCtcaaggaaggaggtaaggttTTCTATGGTGACAATTCTCAAGGTAAGATTATAGGTATGGgttctatttcttttgaaaatattacttTAGAGAATGTATTTATTGTTGAtggtcttaaacataatttgattagtATTAGTCAACTGTGTGATTTAAACtatgaagtttgttttgatgGTAACTCTTGTAAAGTTGTGTGCTCTaagtcaaaagaaataaaattaaaaggaaatagagtaggaaacaTCTATCTCACATTCCTAGAATCTTCCAAAATGGAAAACTGTTTAGTTACAAATTCATCTCAATATTCTTGGCTGTGGCATAATAGGTTAGGGCATGCTACTATGAACCTAATAAACAAGTTAGtgaaacatgatcttgttattggattgcctaagcttaaatttgaaagagatcacatttgtggcacttgcatgaaaggcaaacaaatcagtatatcattcaaaccaataaatgaagtatcaacatctagacctctaacactaCTTCACTTAGACTTATTTGGTCCAATGAGGACTCTAAGCTTAGGAGGTAAACAATATGTTTTAGTTAtaatagatgattattctagattcacatgggtaatttttcttgcatctaaaaatgaaacatttaagtcatttgaaatatttagtaaaagaattcaaagagaaaaaggcttttgtatttcaaaaattagaagtgatcatggaggagaatttgaaaatgaatcatTCAAActgttttgtgaagaaaatggaatagatcataacttttcttgtgctaggactcctcaacaaaatggtgtagtagaaagaaagaatagatctttacaagaaatggctagaacaatgctttgtgataaaaaccTTCCTAAGTACTTTTGGGCAGAAGCTGTGCATACTGCCTGCCatattttaaatagagtttcaatgaggcctttattgaaaaagactccatatgaattatttaaaggaagaaaacccaacataagtcattttcatgtgtttggtagtacttgctatattctcaacaatggaaaagaatctctaggtaaatttgatgctaaaagtgatgaaggtatattcttaggttattcatctcaaagtaaaggttatagggtatttaacaaaagaaccCTAGTGGTAGAGGAAACAATCCAAGTTATAGTTGATGATATAAGCCTTGAGGTTCCAAAACCTagagaagatggtgaaaataatgtaactcaaaattttgaaaaactttctaTAAGACAAAATGA GTTggaagccataagaatgttgttagcatttaCTTGTTTAAAAAACttcaaattatatcaaatggatgttaagagcgctttcttaaatgggtatattaatgaagaagtttatgtagaacaacccccgggatttgaaaatcacaaatatgaagaccatgtgttcaaattatctaaagctttatatggtctaaaacaagcccctagagcttggtatgagagacttagtaagtttctcttagaaaaaggatttaaaagaggccaaatagatacaacattatttataagaagtcatgataaggacatcttattagttcaaatatatgtggatgacatcatttttggatctacaaataaatctctttgtgatcaatttgcaattcttatgcaaggagaatttgagatgagtatgatgggagaacttaagtactttctaggattgcaaataaaacaagaagaagaaggtatatatatttctcaacaaaaatacataagagatcttctcaaaaggtttgatgttcaagattgtaaacctatggCTACACCTATGAGTAGTTCTCAAAGCCTAGATAAAGATGAATTAGGGAAAACTGTAGATAACAAGCTGTATAGAAGTATGATTGGCTCTCTGCTTTATTTAACAGCTAGTAGacctgatattatgtttagtgtgtgcttatgtgctaggttccaatctaatcccaaagaatctcacttgaaagcagttaaaagaattttgagatacctaaaaggatctacaaatctagaactattttatgcaaaatcaaatatttttaaactagtagcatacactgatgcagattatgatggatgtaaaatagatagaaaaagtaaaagtggttcatgtcaattcttaggaaattgtTTGGTATCGTGGTCaagtagaaaacaaaatacagtggctctatcatctactgaggctgagtatgtagcagctgaaaattgttgtgctcaaatattatggatgaaataccaagtagaagactatggcataaggcttcaaaacatcccaataaaatgtgacaatacTAGTGCTATAGCTTTGACAaaaaatccagtgtttcatgcaagaactaaacatatagaagtaaaacatcattttattagagactATGTTCAAAAATGA